The following coding sequences are from one Veillonella rodentium window:
- the cas1 gene encoding type II CRISPR-associated endonuclease Cas1, which translates to MSWRTVVIGSRSKLDFKMNYMIIRKDFETTKVYIDEIYMLIIESTAVSLTAVLMNELIKKKVKIVFCDEKRNPASEVLPLYGSHNSSKRCREQADWSREVQAYIWTEIVRRKIMNQAELLRHQDLEESDLLYQYIDELTLNDETQREGHAAKVYFNALFGKSFSRDQDNPINAALNYGYAIILSAVNREITSLGYITQLGLNHCNQFNPYNLGSDLMEPLRGFIDALVVKAQVSEFNREIKLSLVELLSEDVTINDTVQTFSAAIRIYCKSVFDALRNQDAAQIRFIEYEL; encoded by the coding sequence ATGAGTTGGCGCACGGTAGTAATAGGTAGTCGTTCCAAGTTAGATTTTAAGATGAATTACATGATTATACGTAAAGATTTTGAAACGACTAAGGTATATATTGATGAAATATATATGCTGATCATTGAATCGACGGCGGTGAGTCTCACCGCCGTACTCATGAATGAGTTGATTAAGAAGAAGGTGAAAATAGTCTTTTGTGACGAGAAACGTAATCCCGCCAGTGAGGTGTTACCGTTATATGGTAGTCATAATAGCAGTAAGCGATGTCGGGAACAGGCGGATTGGTCCAGGGAAGTACAGGCTTATATATGGACTGAAATTGTACGCCGGAAAATCATGAATCAGGCGGAGCTATTACGCCATCAAGATTTAGAAGAATCGGACTTACTGTATCAGTATATTGATGAGCTGACACTAAATGATGAAACACAACGTGAAGGTCATGCGGCTAAGGTGTATTTTAATGCCCTATTTGGCAAATCCTTTTCTCGGGATCAAGATAATCCTATTAATGCAGCTTTAAACTATGGATATGCCATTATACTTTCAGCGGTTAATCGTGAAATTACATCTCTAGGTTACATTACACAACTGGGTCTAAACCATTGCAATCAGTTTAATCCGTATAACTTGGGCTCTGATTTGATGGAACCGTTGCGTGGGTTTATTGATGCACTGGTGGTGAAAGCACAGGTGAGTGAGTTTAATCGAGAAATAAAACTTTCACTGGTAGAATTATTATCTGAAGATGTAACGATTAATGATACGGTACAGACGTTTAGTGCAGCCATACGTATTTATTGTAAAAGTGTATTTGATGCATTGCGTAATCAAGATGCAGCACAGATCAGGTTTATAGAATATGAGCTATAG
- the cas2 gene encoding CRISPR-associated endonuclease Cas2 — protein sequence MFDLPTLTSEDRKEYRNFRKYLITSGFLMLQESVYSKLVLNTTSATIIMEHVRKHKPPSGSLFMLTVTEKQFSKMEIVVGDRQNEVIDSTERVLMI from the coding sequence ATGTTTGATTTACCGACACTAACCTCGGAAGATCGAAAGGAATACAGAAATTTTCGCAAGTATTTAATTACATCGGGATTTCTTATGCTTCAAGAATCTGTGTACTCTAAATTAGTTCTTAATACGACAAGTGCTACTATCATTATGGAACATGTGCGAAAACATAAGCCTCCGAGTGGGAGTCTATTTATGCTGACTGTTACCGAAAAACAGTTTTCTAAGATGGAAATTGTTGTAGGCGATAGGCAAAATGAAGTCATAGATTCAACAGAGAGGGTGCTAATGATATGA
- the csn2 gene encoding type II-A CRISPR-associated protein Csn2: MKLMYQDSILDFELPENKVTVISFENRKIFRRMVTELDVQCDGGEGPWILNDCDKAYDLDKYGHMVLNPLYVDMNNKSLLTKLQNQLGKEALTMTEEVSDIISRLHAFYYALEFGYPLAIQHKLEIGTAELIKLGSFNFEDNRNGDVMDLMSYVEVVDTLLHPKLYIMINVDLILNDDELMSFFQTMLSRQLRLVCLTTGFFDKEKLDKSIINGYILDNDFCVI, encoded by the coding sequence ATGAAATTAATGTATCAAGACTCGATATTGGATTTTGAATTACCGGAGAATAAAGTAACAGTTATATCCTTTGAAAATCGGAAAATATTTCGTCGTATGGTTACTGAATTAGATGTACAGTGTGATGGTGGCGAAGGGCCTTGGATTCTAAACGATTGTGATAAAGCATATGATTTAGATAAATATGGACATATGGTACTCAACCCTTTATATGTTGATATGAATAATAAATCCTTACTTACAAAGTTACAAAATCAGCTTGGAAAAGAAGCTTTGACGATGACGGAAGAAGTATCAGATATTATCAGTCGACTTCATGCTTTTTACTATGCTTTAGAATTCGGATACCCTCTTGCGATTCAACATAAACTTGAAATTGGAACAGCTGAGCTTATTAAATTAGGATCATTTAATTTTGAGGATAACCGAAACGGTGATGTTATGGATCTTATGTCTTATGTAGAAGTCGTGGATACATTGCTACACCCGAAATTGTATATCATGATTAACGTTGATCTTATCTTAAATGATGATGAGTTAATGTCCTTCTTTCAGACTATGTTAAGTCGTCAGTTGAGACTTGTATGTTTAACAACCGGATTTTTTGATAAAGAAAAGCTTGATAAAAGTATAATTAATGGGTATATTTTAGATAATGATTTCTGTGTGATTTGA
- a CDS encoding sodium:solute symporter family protein codes for MESLTIIWIIVCLYLLLNLLVGVYCHIRVKDSTDYLLAGRRIGVLMTAGTLAATEIGGGSTVGVAAKAYGSWGLSAGWYVVSAGIGIILVAFMAPLLRRAMATTVPEIIGRRFGASSRLITSILSMLATITLAGVQITATATIISVLTGLSTELAILICGAVLVIYTMSGGMWSVTMTDVIHFFVLVGGFTIAVPFVLHNVGGWDAIVAKLPAEQLDFTKVGWKTIIGLIIMYFMTFSTGQESVQRYFAAKDERTAVLGSIICGIIMSLFAFVPAILGLVALAEFPNIEANNAVATVALNLMPPVMAGFVMAAVVSATLSSGAGDLLGAATVFTKDIVEHHFGKSLTDAQLTRYSRLCVLLLGIIAIIISLVSKAIIPMLVFAFTMRSAGPFAAFLLGLTWKNATAGAGIWSIVLGSIAGVYWEFVGNPYDIMSIIFGSVVSLIVFVVVVFIERAMGKPAAPPAIPEDLEVK; via the coding sequence ATGGAATCTTTAACGATTATCTGGATTATTGTATGTTTATATTTATTGCTGAACTTATTGGTCGGTGTGTATTGTCATATCCGTGTGAAAGACAGCACTGATTATCTGCTCGCCGGTCGTCGTATCGGGGTTCTTATGACGGCAGGAACATTGGCGGCGACTGAAATCGGTGGCGGAAGCACCGTAGGCGTAGCGGCAAAAGCCTACGGCTCATGGGGATTATCCGCCGGCTGGTATGTAGTCTCCGCCGGTATCGGCATTATTCTGGTCGCTTTCATGGCACCACTCTTGAGACGCGCCATGGCGACAACAGTACCGGAAATCATCGGACGTCGATTCGGCGCGTCCAGCCGTCTCATTACGTCCATTCTGTCCATGCTGGCCACGATTACACTTGCGGGTGTACAGATTACGGCAACCGCTACGATTATCAGCGTCCTCACCGGACTTTCAACAGAACTCGCCATCCTCATCTGCGGCGCGGTACTCGTCATCTACACCATGTCCGGCGGCATGTGGAGCGTTACTATGACGGACGTGATTCATTTCTTCGTCCTTGTGGGCGGTTTCACCATCGCGGTGCCGTTCGTGCTGCACAACGTGGGCGGCTGGGATGCGATCGTTGCCAAATTGCCGGCGGAACAGCTGGATTTCACCAAGGTGGGATGGAAAACCATCATCGGTCTCATCATCATGTACTTCATGACATTCTCCACGGGACAGGAATCGGTGCAGCGCTATTTCGCGGCCAAAGATGAAAGAACCGCCGTGCTCGGCTCGATCATCTGCGGTATCATCATGTCCCTGTTCGCCTTTGTACCGGCCATCCTGGGTCTCGTGGCACTTGCGGAATTTCCAAATATCGAAGCCAACAATGCGGTCGCCACTGTGGCATTGAATCTCATGCCTCCGGTTATGGCGGGCTTTGTTATGGCCGCCGTCGTGTCGGCGACGCTTTCATCAGGGGCGGGCGACCTGTTAGGGGCCGCAACGGTATTTACCAAGGATATTGTGGAACATCACTTCGGTAAAAGCCTCACCGATGCCCAGCTCACGCGGTACAGCCGTTTGTGCGTACTGCTGCTCGGCATCATCGCCATCATCATTTCCCTCGTAAGTAAAGCGATTATTCCGATGCTGGTATTTGCTTTCACCATGAGATCCGCAGGCCCGTTCGCGGCGTTCCTCTTGGGCCTCACATGGAAAAACGCGACGGCAGGCGCCGGCATCTGGTCCATCGTGCTCGGCTCTATCGCAGGCGTGTACTGGGAATTCGTGGGCAATCCATATGATATCATGTCCATCATATTCGGATCCGTCGTGAGCCTCATCGTCTTTGTGGTTGTGGTATTTATTGAAAGAGCCATGGGTAAACCGGCGGCACCACCGGCGATTCCGGAGGATTTAGAGGTAAAATAA
- a CDS encoding Tat pathway signal protein has protein sequence MIHKCLYALATLLVIIGANASSAEARHDVYATTYHGNSWYVDQDSVKKVGDVVNFTVYTTAGLSYKVSGGDEYYNADVFYDNNKLVSDNGQSLWKSPAMMAAMRIARR, from the coding sequence ATGATACACAAATGTTTATACGCCTTGGCGACACTGCTTGTGATTATCGGTGCAAATGCGTCCTCTGCGGAGGCGCGTCACGATGTATATGCCACGACATATCACGGGAACAGCTGGTACGTCGATCAGGATTCCGTAAAGAAAGTCGGTGACGTGGTGAATTTCACCGTATATACTACGGCAGGTCTCAGTTATAAGGTGAGCGGCGGCGATGAATACTATAATGCGGATGTATTCTACGATAATAATAAACTCGTATCCGATAACGGACAGTCGTTGTGGAAATCGCCGGCTATGATGGCGGCTATGCGGATTGCGCGTCGCTGA
- a CDS encoding DUF3829 domain-containing protein codes for MNPLKKRITVAVLCMSTCVAPFFLSGCSLSNVTDSVQQDLQKPQQDQGEVFNRYVKAINTFNDRSLTFAYANTPALENLKNGRHLTVFSSPDFKHLNEDLQEAKKVGVPYPDMNEPLDKVLAVLHDIVPLTEELNAYYDAKTYTTDNYAKEQQLGAKYIQLYEQFQAVYPALNDIIHKHNMELQKEQLQKMKDAGQKNTAAVQEIHLRLTDIVDGLEGNKPVDANAINQELQVIADLSATVSNTEYDRARRELNQSIGAIRTFISDQNEKNYSNMIKAYNDFIDEINNLDMRKLDK; via the coding sequence TTGAATCCATTAAAAAAAAGAATCACGGTCGCTGTACTATGTATGTCCACCTGTGTCGCTCCGTTTTTCCTGAGCGGCTGCAGTCTGTCGAACGTAACGGACAGCGTCCAGCAGGATCTCCAGAAACCGCAGCAGGATCAGGGTGAAGTGTTTAACCGGTATGTTAAAGCCATCAATACTTTCAACGATCGCAGTCTCACATTCGCCTATGCCAATACGCCGGCACTGGAAAATCTGAAAAACGGCAGACATTTAACAGTTTTCAGCTCGCCGGATTTTAAACATTTGAACGAAGATTTACAGGAAGCGAAAAAAGTCGGCGTACCGTATCCCGATATGAACGAACCTCTCGACAAGGTTCTCGCCGTACTGCACGATATTGTTCCCTTAACGGAAGAGTTGAACGCCTATTACGATGCCAAAACATATACGACGGACAATTATGCCAAGGAACAGCAGTTAGGTGCGAAATATATTCAATTATATGAACAGTTCCAGGCCGTATATCCCGCGCTCAATGACATAATTCATAAACATAATATGGAACTGCAGAAAGAACAGTTGCAGAAAATGAAAGATGCGGGGCAGAAAAATACCGCAGCGGTACAGGAAATTCATTTGCGACTCACCGATATCGTGGACGGTCTTGAAGGCAATAAACCGGTTGACGCCAATGCGATCAATCAGGAACTGCAGGTCATTGCGGACCTGTCCGCTACTGTAAGCAATACGGAATATGACCGTGCAAGACGTGAGCTGAATCAGTCCATCGGAGCCATCCGTACTTTCATAAGCGACCAGAACGAGAAAAACTACAGCAATATGATTAAAGCATATAATGATTTCATCGACGAAATTAACAATCTGGACATGAGAAAACTGGATAAATAA
- a CDS encoding S-layer homology domain-containing protein produces the protein MSRRKLILSILINGMLFSGLYVVGAADMTPGSGNGVAVGTGSNAPKAENVAIGRGAGISYSNGASAATGDIVVGNGANINNYASQGGSIAIGKNAKIENMAGGGEASFALGQTTYSGNWFSSSRIPADPTKVVGSVAIGDNTFARTGSTMVGSHNYKGALGDTTVDSASTRTDALNVYATTIGANSFSNGAFTTSTGVYNIISSEYNGGRLANPAKNFGATVNGALNSIESKTAGSYYSGVANSIVGTANRTFNSNGSLIFGAGNEITNSVTRISAPTDGGGSPKELAETLRAAVKASDGAGSTMAFGGGNRADYTLRSALIGVNNTLTGSKDNESKNTMLAGFHNTADTVSNMTVMGSENTVTGSRNGVVLGDNRTVTGVDHAVLIGSADTNTTTSVDNAVAVGHNANVTVADGVAVGSESKATVAAGAAGYDMSTQAQSTDTGATWKATRSAVSVGDADHDITRQITSVAAGTKDTDAVNVAQLKKLQNQVNTNGSTTVSAGNHINVTTTTDGTVKDYRVSLSDDITDQITDNTTNITNIQGDVNNIKQDVTNIKNDVTDMGQNVARLDKRLNKSVAGAAALAALHPLDFDPDAKWDFAAGYGHYRDGNAGALGAFYRPNEDVQFSVGSTVGNGETVVNAGLSVKLGAHSNVSRSRVAIGKEVLELKKTVAAQNAQIQKLTALLNGLAGTDMKADRSTLFPDVPNNHWAYAAVSDLSRRGLVEGYPDGTFGGDRMLTRYEFAQIVYRAVQNGVAVDNRLVSEFGPEMALFRVDTIAQNHEGQPVIERVRVNKK, from the coding sequence ATGAGCAGGCGAAAACTTATATTATCGATATTAATTAACGGTATGCTATTTTCCGGGCTGTATGTTGTCGGTGCGGCGGATATGACACCGGGCAGCGGTAACGGTGTGGCTGTCGGCACGGGAAGTAATGCGCCCAAGGCGGAAAATGTGGCAATCGGCAGAGGTGCGGGCATATCGTATTCCAACGGTGCCAGTGCGGCTACGGGCGATATAGTTGTAGGCAATGGTGCTAATATCAATAACTATGCCAGTCAGGGCGGCAGTATCGCTATCGGTAAAAATGCAAAAATTGAAAATATGGCCGGCGGCGGAGAAGCCAGCTTCGCTTTGGGGCAAACAACCTATAGCGGTAACTGGTTTTCTTCCTCCAGAATTCCCGCGGACCCGACGAAAGTGGTGGGGAGCGTCGCCATCGGCGATAATACTTTTGCCCGTACCGGCAGTACTATGGTCGGATCCCATAATTATAAAGGTGCTTTGGGTGATACTACTGTGGACAGCGCCTCGACCAGGACGGATGCGTTGAATGTGTACGCTACGACAATTGGCGCCAATAGTTTCAGCAACGGCGCTTTTACTACAAGTACAGGTGTATATAATATTATTTCCAGTGAATATAACGGCGGACGTTTGGCAAATCCCGCAAAGAATTTCGGAGCCACCGTTAACGGTGCGTTAAACAGTATTGAATCTAAAACGGCCGGCAGTTATTATTCCGGTGTTGCCAACAGTATCGTAGGTACCGCCAATCGGACCTTCAATTCCAACGGTTCTCTCATATTTGGCGCCGGCAATGAGATTACGAACTCCGTGACTCGTATTTCAGCACCGACTGACGGAGGCGGTTCCCCTAAGGAATTAGCTGAAACATTGCGTGCTGCCGTAAAAGCTTCCGACGGTGCGGGCTCCACGATGGCGTTCGGAGGCGGCAACAGGGCGGACTACACGCTTCGTTCCGCCCTTATCGGTGTGAACAACACATTGACCGGTTCCAAGGATAATGAAAGTAAAAATACGATGCTGGCGGGTTTTCACAATACGGCGGATACAGTGTCCAACATGACCGTGATGGGGTCCGAAAATACCGTGACCGGGTCCCGAAATGGTGTCGTATTGGGCGATAATCGTACCGTGACGGGCGTCGATCATGCGGTTCTTATCGGATCGGCGGACACGAATACGACGACCTCGGTCGATAATGCCGTTGCCGTTGGTCACAACGCGAATGTAACCGTTGCCGACGGTGTTGCGGTGGGCAGTGAATCGAAGGCGACCGTGGCGGCCGGAGCGGCCGGGTATGATATGAGTACACAGGCGCAGTCCACGGATACGGGCGCCACCTGGAAGGCGACCCGTTCCGCGGTATCCGTCGGTGACGCGGATCATGATATAACGCGGCAAATTACTTCCGTGGCGGCCGGCACAAAGGATACGGACGCTGTCAATGTGGCGCAGCTCAAGAAGTTGCAGAATCAGGTGAATACGAACGGTTCGACTACGGTCAGTGCCGGCAATCATATCAATGTGACGACCACCACAGACGGTACGGTCAAAGATTACAGGGTCAGTCTGTCGGACGATATAACGGATCAGATTACGGACAATACGACAAACATCACTAATATACAAGGTGACGTGAACAATATTAAGCAGGATGTGACGAACATTAAGAATGATGTGACCGATATGGGACAGAATGTGGCGCGTCTCGATAAGCGGCTCAATAAATCCGTGGCCGGTGCCGCCGCTCTTGCCGCATTGCATCCGTTAGATTTTGATCCCGATGCGAAATGGGACTTTGCCGCCGGTTACGGTCATTATCGTGACGGTAATGCCGGCGCGTTGGGCGCTTTCTACAGACCGAACGAGGACGTGCAGTTCAGTGTGGGCTCCACCGTGGGAAACGGTGAAACCGTCGTTAATGCCGGTCTGTCTGTCAAGCTGGGGGCTCACAGTAATGTATCCCGTTCCCGTGTGGCCATCGGTAAGGAGGTCTTGGAACTCAAGAAAACTGTGGCGGCACAGAACGCGCAGATTCAGAAGCTGACCGCACTCCTGAACGGCTTGGCGGGGACGGATATGAAAGCGGACCGCAGCACATTATTCCCTGATGTGCCGAATAACCATTGGGCGTATGCGGCGGTCAGCGATCTGTCGCGTCGCGGCCTTGTGGAGGGCTATCCTGACGGTACGTTCGGAGGAGATCGGATGCTGACCCGTTATGAGTTCGCGCAGATTGTGTATCGTGCGGTGCAGAACGGCGTTGCCGTCGACAATCGCCTCGTTTCGGAATTCGGCCCTGAAATGGCCTTGTTCCGTGTGGATACAATTGCCCAAAATCATGAAGGGCAGCCGGTAATTGAACGTGTAAGGGTCAATAAAAAATAG